A region of the Microcystis aeruginosa FD4 genome:
ATTGTTCTTGAGCCAAAAATACTGTTATCGATAAATTTATACCTTTTCTTGTTTCCCATAAATCTTCATTATTATCGATTAAATCTTCGTTTTCTTCGCTAATTATATCCTTAGGATGAAGCTTGTCTTCGGGGTTGTCAATTAAAATAATTCCTTCGAGTTCTTCATAAATTGCCTCGATTTTCTGAACTTTAAAGGAGCCATTTCCTGTGATTGATATAACCCCGTGATCAAGTTTTTCTTGCTCAACAATTGGATCGTGAGTAAATAACCACTGTAGGGAATCTAGATAAGGAGTACGAGAAACTCTGTACTCTTGTTCTCTTTGTCTAGCAGTATTTAGCCAAACTTTTAGATCTAAGGGATGACAGTAAATAGATAACGCTTCGAGAACGCTGGTTTTTCCCGAATTATTAATTCCCACAAGCAGGTTAATCTGTCCGAGATTCTTGAGCTTCAGATCTCGCAGTCCTCTAAACTGGTGAATGGTAATGTTTTCTAGGCTTTTAGTCATAAACTTAGTTTAGCTGAAAAGGGTGACAAAAAACTAAGTCATCTACTCAAATGTATTGAAGTTTGAATTTAATCAACTTCTTCGGGTAAAGTCAGGATTATTGCCTCAATCAATTCAGGTGGTTATTTGGTGTAAACATGAAAAAATCTGATAAAATCAGTTAATTATGCGGAAATATCTCCGTTTAAAACTAAATAAAAAAGATTTACACTAATCCAGTACCATCCAGACCTTTTATGCTATCATACTTAGTAAAAGGTTATTTTAAATAATGTCTCCATTTGATCAAAGACAATGCTTGCTTTAGAACAGCTTTATGAAAAAGAATATGATCGCTGGTTAAGCGAGACGATCGAGTTATTAAAAAATCGCCAGTTTGATCGGGTAGATTACGAACATTTAATCGAGGAGTTGGCAGCTTGGGGACGAAGCGAAAAAACTGCTGTTAAAAGTTTAAGTTTACAAATAATAATCCAGATCCTACTCTATCAATTTTGGACGACTGAAAGAGAAAGAAATAGTAATCATTGGGCAGCAGAGATTATCACTTTTCGAGTACAATTAGAAGATAAGCTCACCACCAATTTAAGTAAATTTCTAGAACTAGAGTTAGGGAATATCTATGAAAACGCTCGCTTAATTGCCGAAAAAAAGACAGGATTAAAAAATTTACCGATAATTTGTCCCTACTCTCTGAGACAAATTCTTGAGAAACAGTGGTTTCCCGATACAGATAATCAATAAACTCTCAAAAATATGGACTCTCACAACAGGGAACCGATTATAATTGCCGAAGCGGTGGAAAAATGGTACGATAACCGCTTTCATGCTTTGCGGGGAGTCAATCTCACCGTTAATAAACAGGAATTTGTCGTGATTATGGGGCCGTCCGGTTCAGAAAAATCCACCTTTATTCGCACTTTTAACGGGTTGGAATCCTATCAAAAAGGCCGCATTATTATTGACGGAATAACTGTTTCCCACAACCTGAAAAATATCGAGGCAATCCGTCAGGAAGTCGGGATGGTTTTTCAACAATTTAACCTCTTTCCCCATCTGACGGTATTAGATAATGTCACCCTCGGTCCGATATGGGTTCGCGGTTGGAAAAAAGCGCAAGCGGAGGAAATAGCGACAAAACTCCTCGAAAAAGTCGGTATTCTCGAACAAGCGCTTAAATATCCCCCCCAGTGATCGGGAGGACAACAGCAGCGGGTGGCAATCGTTCGCGCTTTGGCCATGCAACCGAAAGTGATGTTATTCGATGAACCGACCTCAGCCTTAGACCCAGAAATGGTGCGAGAAGTCTTGGAAACGATGCAAAGTTTAGCCAAATCGGGGATGACCATGGTTTGTGTCACCCACGAGGTAGGATTCGCGCGAGAAGTGGCCGATCGAGTGGTATTTATGGATCAGGGTTTAATTTTGGAAATTGCCCCCCCAGCAGAATTTTTTAATCATCCCCAATCCGATCGAACTCAGCAATTTTTAGCAAAAATTCTTTGATTTTCCATGACTTGATGAGGCTGCATCTCAATTTTGTCGAAATATCTATATTAGATTTGGGCGCACGCGATGCGCCCCTACTATTGGTGCGATAATATTATTGTAGGGGCGAATTGCCTTCGCCCTCTTTGAATAACTTCTGCTGCTCACCAATATGTGACAGAAAGTCACACATAGGAGATGCACCCCTTGATGATTAAACCATCTCTTTTTCTGCTTCTACCTCCACTAAAAGGGGGACGAGATTTTCATTTAAACGACCTGCTCTAATTAATTCTGCGTAGGTATTAGCTTCGATATCGAGTAAAGTATCTTGAAATTGTTCGGCCACCACATCTTTTAATTGTGGGTGTTCCTGTAGTAATTTTTGCAACTGATCCCCCAAGGACTTTAATTGTCCTTCCACCAGAGTTTTTTTATAGCGATAAAATTCGGGATCGATATCGGGAAAACGTTCTGGTTGTTGCAGATAATTAGACACCCTAGTTAAAGCAATTTGACGAGCAATTAAGGACGAATATTCGGTGCGAATCGGTTGATCACCAATAAGATTGAGGAAATTTAACAGCCATTGTATAGATAATCCTTGCACCAATAAAGTAAATAAAACCACACCAAAAACCACGTCAATAATTTCTTGACGGTAGGGGATAGACGTGGGAACACTTAACGCTAGGGCGATCGAAACCGAACCGCGTAATCCTCCCCACCATAACACCGTTCTTTCCTTGAAATTGATTTGATTGCCCGTAATTAGATTACTAATTCCCCCTAGTCCAAAAATTGAGAACAGACGGGAAACCACCATAGCGGCGATCGCTATCAAAATCCCAGTTAAGTGACTACCAAGACTCTCAAAACGGGTTTGATCGCCGATCAATAAAAAGATGATAGAATTGACAAAAAAGGCGATAAATTCCCAAAATTCGCTAACTACCAGGCGCGTGCGGGGACTCATACCAATGCGCGAACCGAGATTACCGAGAATAATCCCAACAATCACCACCCCAATCACACCAGATCCGCCTAATTTTTCCGTGACGAGATAGGTTCCATATGCAGAAACTAGAGTCAGAGACTGTTCCACAAAAGGCAAATCGAAGCGTTGGGTAAGGTAAGAAATGCCGAAACCGATCACGCAACCGACACCGATCCCAATACCGACAAAGGTGCAGAAACGAGCGATCGTGACGGGGACGGAAAAGGTATCGACTCCCAAGGGAATCCCTACCAAGAGGACGAAAGCGACCACAGCGACCCCATCATTAAAGAGACTTTCCCCTTCCATTAGGATCGTCAGTTTTTTACTGGCCCCCAATTCTTTAAAGAGGGCAATTACAGAGACGGGATCGGTGGCAGCTAGGGCAGCACCCAAGAGAAAAGCGATCGATAGGGGTAAATTAGCAAAGATATGTAGGGGATAGGCGACTCCCAAAACGGAGATAATCACCCCGATAACGGCAAAAAGGACAATAGTAACCCAATATTCCTTTAATTTCGCCCAGGGAATATTCCATGCGGCTTCAAATAACAGGGGAGGCAGAAAAATTTCCAGGATTAATTCCGGGGAAAGATTCACCAGACGCAAATCTAAAAAAGCCAAACCCATACCGACAATAACTAACAGCAGGGTGTAGGGAATTTTGCGGAGGAAGGCAACGGTTCTCGATAAAGTGGCGACACTCAAGGAAATGGTCAAAACTAGCAGGAATTGCTCTAAATTATGAGCGATCGCCTCATTAGCAGTAGATTCTAGGGTCATTATTTTCAGTTATCAGAGATGGGTGTGGGGTGTGGGGTGTAGGGTGTGGGGTGTGGGGTGTGGGGAGGTGGGGAAGTGGGGTGATGGGGAAGTGGGGTGATGGGGAAAGTGGGGAGACCACTTCGTGCGCGTTCGTTGCGGGGGAGAAGTGGGAAGGTGGGGGAATTTCAACTAATACCCTAATACCCTAAAACCCCAAAACCCCAAAACCCCAAAACCCCAAAACCCCAAAACCCCAAAATCTAACACCCTAGTCATTCCCAGACTGAGGAGAGATTTTCAAAGAGGAAATGGCCGCTTCTTCTATGGGGGTTTCTGATGTATTCCTTTCCTGATCGAGAGAAGGGGTTTTCTTGCCGCCAGAACCGCCACTTTTCGGGGGTTTCGAGGAGAGGAATCGGGCCTCGAACTGTTTGATCAGCACATACAACACCGGGACAAGAAATAAACTCAACACCGTTGAAATCAGATAACCGCCTAAAATTGCAGTTCCCAGGGACCAACGACTCATCGCCCCGGCGCCGGAAGCGATAACCAAGGGCAAGAAACCGACTAAACCGGAAATAGCCGTCATCAGAATCGGTCTTAAGCGTTCCGTCGAGGCCCGGGCTGCCGCATCGGGAATACTTAAACCCAAAGTACGGGACTGGTTAGCGAATTCCACGATTAAAATCGCATTTTTTGCCGCTAAACCGATCAACATGACCAAAGCCACCTGAGCATAGATATTATTATTCACCGTCGGGAAGAGACTACCCACTTGTAGGAAATTCGCCCGCAACAGTAAGGCCCCCATGGCACCCAGGATCGCTAGGGGAACGGTAATCATGATGATAATCGGGTCGATATAGCTTTCGTACTGGGCCGCGAGGACAAGGAAAACCACAATAAAGGCTAATCCGAAGATAACCGGGGCTGCCCCGGCGGAAGTTTTTTCTTGGAAAGCTGTACCCGTCCAAGCGTAACCGAAACCGGGCTGCAGGACTTTCCGACAGACATCTTCCATCACTGCGATCGCCTGTCCCGTACTAAAACCGGGGGCGGGATTACCCTGAACGCTAATCGAGGGATAGAGGTTAAAGTTAGTGATAATCGGTGGATAGGTGAAGCGTTTGACGCTAACTAAACCCGATAGGGGAATATTGGCCCCGGTACGGGAACGGACGTAAAGACGGTTAATATCTTCGGGATTAGAACGATAATCCGCTTCTGCTTGGGCAAAGACTCGATACAAGCGATCGCCCAAGACGAATTGGTTGACGAAGTTAGAACCGAGATAGGTTTGCAGGGTGCCGAAAACGGCCTGCATATCGACGTTTTGTGCCTGTAGCTGGTTGCGATTGATGGAAAGTTCCAGCATCGGCGTGTCGGTGGTAAATTGGGTGAAAATTCCCGATAATTCCGGTCTTGTTCGGGCCTCGGCCATGACTTTATTAGCGTTGGCAATCAAAGCGTCCATGGGGAAAGAAGCGCGGTTTTGGATATAGATCTCGAAACCGCCGGTAGAACTTAAGCCATCCACAGGGGGCGCATTAACGGCGAAAGCACGAGCATCTCGGACTTTAGTGGCTAATTGTCGGTTAATTTTCCGGAGAATACCGAAAACTGACTTATCTTCGCCGGGCCGTTCCGACCATTCTTTTAACTTGACAAAAAATAGCCCTTGGTTACTGCCACTCCCAGCAAAACTAAAGCCCGCCATACCGACAAAGTGTTCGATTTCTTCGATACCGTCGAGAATTTCTTCGTTAATCTGACGGATAACCCGGTCGGTGTAGCGCAGGGAAACCCCGGGGGGCGCTTGCACCAAAACGAAGGCATAACCTTGGTCTTCTTCGGGGATAAAACCCTGGGGAGTGGTGCTATAACTCCAAGCTGTGAGAAAGAGGGCGGCGATAAAAAAGGGTAAGACCAGAAACCGGATGCGGATCAGAAATTCGATCGAGCGTCGATAGCCCTCTTTAACTGCGTTGAAACCCCGATTAAAGCCCGCGAAAAACAGTCCCAAGGGTCCGCGGGTGCGTTGGGGCGGTTTCATGATAATCGCCGACATGGTGGGGGAAAAACTGAGGGCGTTAAAGGTGGAGATGATAATTGAAGCGGAGATGATGACGGCAAATTGTCGATAAACGATCCCCACCGTACCGGGGAAGAAGGTGACGGGAATAAAAACCGCTAGTAGTACAAGAGAACTAGCAATAACCGCCGAGGTTAACTCGCCCATGGCATCGAGGGCAGCTTGAAATGGCCGCATTCCCTGCCGTAATTTTTCCGATACCGCTTCTACGATCACGATGCCGTCGTCCACCACTAAACCGGTGGCCAGAATGACGGCAAACAAGGACAGGTTATTGAGAGAATAGCCTAAAGCCAGGGCAACGGCCATGGTTCCGATCAAAGATACGGGAATAGCGATCGCCGGAATGATCGTGGTGCGCCAATCCTGAAGGAAGATAAAAATCACCAGAATAACCAGTAAAATCGCCTCCACCAGAGTGCCAAAGGCTTCTTCCAGGGAAGCGGCTACAAAAGCCGTATTATCGAGGGTGATGGCGATATTTAACCCCGGGGGGAAACTTGGTTCTAGTTCCGCCATTTTTTCTTTTACCAGTTTGGCAGTATTCCAAGCGTTGGAACCGGGTAACTGATAGACGATATAGACAACGGCGGGGGATTTGTCGAAATAGGCGGCGGTACTGTAGCTTTCGGCTCCGATTTCTGCCCGTCCTACGTCTTTAATTCGGATTAAATCGCCATTTTCCCCCACTTTGACGACGATATTTTCCGCTTCCTCCCCGGTGGCAACCCTACCAACGGCGCGAATGGCGATCTGGAATTGCTGATCCTCGGGACTGGGATCACCGCCAATTGTCCCTGCACCCACCTGAATATTCTGTTCTCGGATTGCCTGTACCACTTCGAGTGCCGATAGCCCCCTAGCGGCTAAGGCATCAGGATTAAGCCAAAAACGCAGGGCGTATTCCCTCTCCCCGATGATGGTTGTACTACCAACCCCCTCGATCCGGCGAATCTCCGCATCGATAACCCGATCAACAAAGTTACTTAAAAAGACCGTATCGTAGGGATAATTGCCCTTTTCGTCCGGTTTGGCGGAAATCCCGTAGGCAAGGGTAACGCTGGGGGATTGGGTATTGGTGGTCACCCCCTGCCGGTTCACTTCTTCCGGTAAACTAGCGGCGGCGGTACTGACGCGGTTTTGTACCAAGACTTGGGCAATGTTACGATCCATTTCTACTGGGAAATAGACATTCACTGTACTTTGTCCCGTGTTGGTACTCTGGGACTGCATATAAACAATCTGTTCTGTCCCGTTAATCTGCCGATCGAGTACCGTGGTAACGTTATCCTGTACGGTTTTGGCATCGGTTCCCAAATAGTTGGCATTTACCGCTACCTGAATAAATGCCAACTGGGGCAGTTTTTCTAGGGGTAAAAAGGGAATAGCGATCGCTCCGATCAAAACGATTAAAATCGAGCAAACTGTGGTCAGAACGGGTCTTTTAATGAAAGTATCGGCAATACTGAGGATCATAGGGCGTTACTGGTTCATTTTTTCTAGGATAGTTGCGGCGGTGGGAGATTTACGAGTCAGATAGTTAAATATTAATAGTTTAAAGATGGTATCTAGGATAACGGGAACAGTGGCCACAAACAAGCTAATAAATGTAATATTTTCCCGCCAACCAAAGTGCCGGAACAAAGTTTCTAAGATTACCGTCCAACCCTCCGCCGAGTGAAACCCGACAAATATATCGGTAAAAAGAATAAAGATAAAGGCTTTGGTAATATCATTTAAGCTGAGAAAATAACGACTAACATAGGCTTGCGTAATTGCCAATTGTTGACGACCAAAAATTAGGATCGCAATAAAGGCTATTAATCCGGTAATATCGGAGAGTAAGTTTTTCCAACCATCTTGACTTTCATAACCCGCTTCTTTAAATAATTCCTGTACCTGTTCCCGAAAGGTTTCTTCTGATTCATGTCCTGCTTTTGCTACTCCTAAAACGTGCTTGATTTCTTCAATTTCTTGAAGTCTAGCAAATTCCCTGAGATATTTTTCGCCTATTTCCTGAGAAATATAAACTTCTGATATTTTCGCTCTATCCACACCAAAATAGTTTAAAACAGGGCTAAAAATAAAGTTTCTACTAATAACCTGCACCGAGAGAGGCACTAAAATAATAATCAGGATAAAACGAATAGCGATGCGCTGCTGTTGTCGTAGGGTACGGAGTTGTTTGATGACAGTTTGTTCGTATTCGGGGGTTAATTCTTGCCGGAAGTTAAAAAATTTATTACTGGTTGCAGGAGAAATTGTCTGGTTAGTTTTATCGCTAGAGCTATCACCAGTGAGATTCGCTTTAGGCAAATTTGGGGTTTGATTATTCGGTAATGGGGGCAGCAATTCCTCTAAGTCTAGGCGATATTTACCGATAATATCCTCGATCGCTTTTAAAGTCCCTAGGATGTTATTATTTTCTGGGTTAGTTTGCGGGTTAAGAAAATTACCCAGACGCACTTGAGTTAAATCGAGACGTATCTGGAATAATTCTCGTTCTAGGGTACTTTGAAAGTAATCATAAACACTTTTTCCTCCCACGGCAGCCGGGGAAATTTTTTGTCCCCCAAAATGTTTATCTTCGATCGCTTTAATTTTCAGCGCTCTCTGATAAGCTGATTCTAGGGCCACTAAAGAGCGTCTTTCTACCCATTGATTAACTCGATTCCAAGGCACGGCTATAATCCTCGCTTTTCTGTCATCACAATCACCACGGTAAGCTATCAGCGTTGGCTAGATATCCACTTTCGAGAAATATCCATAATATTACATTTTGAGCGCAGGTGATGCACTCCCACCACTGGGGAAATAATATTATTGTAGGGGCGAATTGCCTTCGCCCTCTTTGACAACGTTTCTCATCAAGATAAAGTGTAACCTAATTTGTTATCGACCACCGATGACTGACTCCCTAAAACGAAAACTTCCTAGCTCACCATTAAGATAACTGCTATCATTAAACTTAGCAATAACTTTTAGATATTGAATGTTCCTCGACAAAT
Encoded here:
- a CDS encoding efflux RND transporter permease subunit yields the protein MILSIADTFIKRPVLTTVCSILIVLIGAIAIPFLPLEKLPQLAFIQVAVNANYLGTDAKTVQDNVTTVLDRQINGTEQIVYMQSQSTNTGQSTVNVYFPVEMDRNIAQVLVQNRVSTAAASLPEEVNRQGVTTNTQSPSVTLAYGISAKPDEKGNYPYDTVFLSNFVDRVIDAEIRRIEGVGSTTIIGEREYALRFWLNPDALAARGLSALEVVQAIREQNIQVGAGTIGGDPSPEDQQFQIAIRAVGRVATGEEAENIVVKVGENGDLIRIKDVGRAEIGAESYSTAAYFDKSPAVVYIVYQLPGSNAWNTAKLVKEKMAELEPSFPPGLNIAITLDNTAFVAASLEEAFGTLVEAILLVILVIFIFLQDWRTTIIPAIAIPVSLIGTMAVALALGYSLNNLSLFAVILATGLVVDDGIVIVEAVSEKLRQGMRPFQAALDAMGELTSAVIASSLVLLAVFIPVTFFPGTVGIVYRQFAVIISASIIISTFNALSFSPTMSAIIMKPPQRTRGPLGLFFAGFNRGFNAVKEGYRRSIEFLIRIRFLVLPFFIAALFLTAWSYSTTPQGFIPEEDQGYAFVLVQAPPGVSLRYTDRVIRQINEEILDGIEEIEHFVGMAGFSFAGSGSNQGLFFVKLKEWSERPGEDKSVFGILRKINRQLATKVRDARAFAVNAPPVDGLSSTGGFEIYIQNRASFPMDALIANANKVMAEARTRPELSGIFTQFTTDTPMLELSINRNQLQAQNVDMQAVFGTLQTYLGSNFVNQFVLGDRLYRVFAQAEADYRSNPEDINRLYVRSRTGANIPLSGLVSVKRFTYPPIITNFNLYPSISVQGNPAPGFSTGQAIAVMEDVCRKVLQPGFGYAWTGTAFQEKTSAGAAPVIFGLAFIVVFLVLAAQYESYIDPIIIMITVPLAILGAMGALLLRANFLQVGSLFPTVNNNIYAQVALVMLIGLAAKNAILIVEFANQSRTLGLSIPDAAARASTERLRPILMTAISGLVGFLPLVIASGAGAMSRWSLGTAILGGYLISTVLSLFLVPVLYVLIKQFEARFLSSKPPKSGGSGGKKTPSLDQERNTSETPIEEAAISSLKISPQSGND
- a CDS encoding DUF29 domain-containing protein translates to MLALEQLYEKEYDRWLSETIELLKNRQFDRVDYEHLIEELAAWGRSEKTAVKSLSLQIIIQILLYQFWTTERERNSNHWAAEIITFRVQLEDKLTTNLSKFLELELGNIYENARLIAEKKTGLKNLPIICPYSLRQILEKQWFPDTDNQ
- a CDS encoding cation:proton antiporter; the encoded protein is MTLESTANEAIAHNLEQFLLVLTISLSVATLSRTVAFLRKIPYTLLLVIVGMGLAFLDLRLVNLSPELILEIFLPPLLFEAAWNIPWAKLKEYWVTIVLFAVIGVIISVLGVAYPLHIFANLPLSIAFLLGAALAATDPVSVIALFKELGASKKLTILMEGESLFNDGVAVVAFVLLVGIPLGVDTFSVPVTIARFCTFVGIGIGVGCVIGFGISYLTQRFDLPFVEQSLTLVSAYGTYLVTEKLGGSGVIGVVIVGIILGNLGSRIGMSPRTRLVVSEFWEFIAFFVNSIIFLLIGDQTRFESLGSHLTGILIAIAAMVVSRLFSIFGLGGISNLITGNQINFKERTVLWWGGLRGSVSIALALSVPTSIPYRQEIIDVVFGVVLFTLLVQGLSIQWLLNFLNLIGDQPIRTEYSSLIARQIALTRVSNYLQQPERFPDIDPEFYRYKKTLVEGQLKSLGDQLQKLLQEHPQLKDVVAEQFQDTLLDIEANTYAELIRAGRLNENLVPLLVEVEAEKEMV